A stretch of the Hydra vulgaris chromosome 09, alternate assembly HydraT2T_AEP genome encodes the following:
- the LOC136085556 gene encoding uncharacterized protein LOC136085556 yields MSIERENIRTSIISLYQQNKRQIEIVRLLNVSKSVVSKAIKRFMELGHTKDRPRSGRPRTANTPTNRKLIRDRIRRNFRRSMRQMARKIDIDEHSVRRIVKKELKLKSLKLQKTQHLDDKKCETRKQRCQRLLRERGAQFQRKVLFTDKKFFSVEQAHNVQNDRVLASRSSEAKKKGRIVSRTQKPAGVMVWDGVSFLGKTELIFVENGI; encoded by the coding sequence atgTCTATCGAACGTGAAAACATTCGTACGTCTATAATTTCCCTGTATCAGCAAAATAAACGTCAAATCGAAATTGTGCGTTTACTCAATGTCAGTAAATCTGTGGTGTCTAAAGCAATTAAACGTTTCATGGAGTTGGGCCACACTAAGGACCGTCCTCGTAGTGGAAGACCACGCACTGCCAACACTCCTACCAACCGCAAACTGATCCGAGACCGAATTCGACGAAATTTCCGCCGTTCAATGAGGCAAATGGCCAGAAAAATCGACATTGATGAGCACAGTGTCCGTCGTATTGTcaaaaaagaacttaaactcaagtctttaaaacttcaaaaaaccCAACATCTAGATGACAAAAAATGCGAAACAAGAAAACAAAGATGTCAAAGATTGTTACGGGAGCGCGGTGCTCAATTTCAACGAAAAGTTCTTTTTACAGACAAAAAATTCTTCAGCGTTGAACAAGCCCACAATGTCCAAAATGATCGTGTACTTGCTTCAAGGTCTTCTGaggctaaaaaaaaaggtcGTATAGTTTCACGCACCCAGAAGCCAGCTGGAGTGATGGTTTGGGACGGAGTGTCATTTTTGGGTAAAACAGAGCTTATTTTTGTCGAAAATGGAATCTAA